One Mobula birostris isolate sMobBir1 chromosome 4, sMobBir1.hap1, whole genome shotgun sequence DNA window includes the following coding sequences:
- the sgpp2 gene encoding sphingosine-1-phosphate phosphatase 2 isoform X4 has product MYLGQASKDIIKWPRPSSPPVVKLETRVDAEYGMPSTHAMAATAISFTFLLATMYRYKYSFVLGLMASTALSTLVSLSRLYTGMHTVLDVICGILLTAVLMGLTYPFWNILDNLQLTSPLTPVIAVVMPFLMSYNYPELDHYSPTRGDTTIILAVASGCTIGFWMNYQYGQTYEPTGSLPFEIPSITLKVALISSARFLIGIVVLVATRLIVKTLSLKVLYAWFDVTEYNLEARKRLEIEVPYKFATYSSIGFIATVLVPLLYQLLKLL; this is encoded by the exons ATGTATTTGGGACAGGCCTCCAAAGATATCATCAAATGGCCACGTCCATCATCCCCACCCGTTGTAAAGTTGGAAACCAGAGTTGACGCAGAGTATGGTATGCCATCAACCCATGCTATGGCAGCCACTGCTATTTCCTTTACATTCCTACTTGCTACCATGTATAGATACAAG TATTCATTTGTATTAGGACTAATGGCTTCTACAGCACTCTCGACCCTAGTCTCACTGAGCAGGCTCTACACAGGAATGCACACTGTGCTG GATGTGATCTGTGGAATCCTCCTTACTGCAGTACTTATGGGCCTGACATACCCTTTCTGGAACATTCTCGATAATCTACAGTTAACCAGTCCCCTAACTCCAGTCATTGCAGTAGTTATGCCCTTTCTCATGAGTTATAACTATCCAGAATTAGATCATTACAGCCCAACCCGGGGAGACACCACCATAATCCTAGCTGTGGCATCAGGGTGCACCATTGGCTTTTGGATGAACTACCAATATGGTCAAACATATGAGCCTACAGGATCTCTCCCATTCGAAATACCTTCTATAACTCTCAAGGTTGCGTTGATATCCAGTGCACGCTTTCTCATTGGAATTGTTGTTCTCGTTGCCACTCGCTTAATTGTCAAAACTCTCTCCCTCAAAGTACTATATGCTTGGTTTGATGTTACGGAATATAATCTGGAAGCCAGGAAGAGACTAGAGATTGAAGTGCCCTATAAATTTGCGACATATTCATCCATTGGCTTCATTGCAACAGTACTCGTACCATTGCTGTATCAATTACTCAAACTATTGTGA